One window of the Methanocaldococcus vulcanius M7 genome contains the following:
- a CDS encoding 6-hydroxymethylpterin diphosphokinase MptE-like protein encodes MDMKEWKIFYDKIMDDFKFSKDMDIESAIILDKILEYGDNKADINKVNKIIHGNDVIIFGAGPSIKKHIDLIKKEKLLNHPIVVADGACKAFLEEGIIPDIIVSDLDGHLDALLECNKKGSIVVVHAHGDNIKKIIAITPKLKNVVGSCQIPQYKEMRLKNVINFGGFTDGDRCCFLAHYFNAKKLILGGMDFGRYITNYSRPEIEEEVAEGDEIKIKKLEYAKQLINYLSKKIEIKYLK; translated from the coding sequence ATGGACATGAAAGAGTGGAAAATTTTTTATGATAAAATAATGGATGATTTCAAGTTCAGTAAAGATATGGATATAGAGAGTGCGATAATATTGGATAAAATTTTAGAGTATGGGGATAATAAAGCAGATATAAATAAAGTAAATAAAATCATTCATGGAAACGATGTTATAATCTTTGGAGCTGGCCCTTCTATAAAAAAACATATAGATCTTATAAAAAAAGAAAAACTATTAAACCATCCCATAGTGGTAGCTGATGGTGCATGCAAGGCATTTTTAGAGGAAGGAATAATTCCTGATATAATAGTTTCTGATTTAGATGGGCATTTAGATGCACTTTTAGAGTGTAATAAAAAAGGTTCGATAGTTGTAGTTCACGCTCATGGGGATAATATAAAAAAAATAATTGCTATAACTCCAAAGTTAAAAAATGTTGTTGGAAGTTGTCAGATTCCTCAGTATAAGGAGATGAGGTTAAAAAATGTAATAAACTTTGGAGGATTTACTGATGGAGATCGATGTTGTTTCTTAGCGCATTATTTTAATGCCAAAAAGTTAATACTTGGTGGAATGGATTTTGGAAGATATATAACAAATTATTCAAGACCTGAAATTGAGGAAGAGGTAGCGGAAGGAGACGAAATAAAAATTAAAAAACTCGAATATGCAAAACAACTTATTAACTATCTAAGTAAAAAAATTGAAATTAAATATTTAAAATAA
- a CDS encoding DHH family phosphoesterase — translation MITVIGFGSFGRKVVNFIKNKEPITIIDKNIDDADDLLKEGVSVVVGDATQEDVLKKAKIDKADIVLILTNDPEVNRRVAEKVCELSPNSYKIARAIPRYPELYMGLNIDKIINILESGAKDIAKEVEDAKLKKKLMKLKSILIEGKKKCIELGKIDNEEKAPLLILTHINPDPDAIASAMALKTIAEKWGVDADIAYGGNIGYDENKAMVNLLGIKLLNINDINIENYCIIAVVDTSSSKQLPTELPNIDIIIDHHNNTDLNAKYTDIRPEVGATASILTQYLMELEIEPSRNLATALFYGIQSDTDYFKRETSKLDFEAAAYLQSHIDASILNMIENPEISTEVMEVLARAIMNRRVVKGNIALSYVGEITNRDALPKAADFLLKMEGISTTFVFGIVGDEIHISARTKDLRLNLGEILNKAFGGGGHQTAAAAKIPLGIFKSVSDKEALRKLVEEAIRAKILEVIGIKEEEK, via the coding sequence ATGATAACCGTAATAGGTTTTGGCTCTTTTGGAAGAAAAGTTGTTAATTTCATTAAAAACAAGGAACCAATTACAATTATTGACAAAAATATCGATGATGCTGACGATTTATTAAAAGAGGGAGTGAGTGTAGTCGTTGGGGATGCAACCCAGGAAGACGTTCTAAAAAAAGCGAAGATTGATAAAGCAGATATTGTTTTAATATTAACAAACGATCCTGAAGTTAATAGAAGGGTAGCAGAAAAAGTTTGTGAACTTAGTCCAAATTCATATAAAATAGCGAGAGCGATACCGCGGTATCCGGAGCTGTATATGGGGTTGAATATAGATAAGATTATAAACATCTTAGAAAGTGGAGCAAAAGACATTGCAAAAGAAGTTGAAGACGCAAAATTAAAGAAAAAACTTATGAAATTAAAGTCAATCCTAATAGAGGGCAAGAAAAAATGCATCGAATTAGGAAAAATAGACAATGAAGAAAAAGCTCCTTTATTAATATTAACACACATTAATCCAGATCCTGATGCAATAGCGAGTGCAATGGCATTGAAAACAATAGCAGAGAAATGGGGTGTTGATGCAGATATTGCCTATGGAGGAAATATTGGATACGATGAAAACAAGGCAATGGTTAACCTACTTGGTATAAAACTTTTAAATATTAATGATATAAATATTGAAAATTATTGTATTATTGCAGTTGTAGATACTTCCTCATCTAAACAACTTCCAACAGAACTTCCTAATATAGATATAATTATTGATCATCACAACAACACAGACCTAAATGCAAAATACACAGACATAAGACCAGAAGTAGGAGCTACCGCATCTATTTTAACCCAGTATCTAATGGAATTAGAAATAGAGCCATCAAGAAACTTAGCCACTGCCTTATTTTATGGAATTCAATCGGATACTGATTACTTTAAAAGAGAAACATCAAAATTAGATTTTGAAGCAGCAGCTTACTTACAAAGCCATATTGACGCTTCAATTTTAAATATGATTGAAAATCCAGAGATCTCAACAGAAGTTATGGAAGTTTTAGCAAGAGCAATAATGAACAGGAGAGTAGTTAAAGGAAACATTGCTCTATCATATGTTGGAGAGATAACTAACAGAGATGCTCTCCCAAAGGCAGCTGATTTCTTATTGAAAATGGAAGGTATTTCTACAACATTTGTATTTGGAATTGTTGGAGATGAGATTCACATTTCCGCAAGAACGAAAGATCTTAGATTGAATTTAGGAGAGATACTGAATAAGGCCTTTGGAGGAGGAGGACATCAAACAGCAGCAGCCGCTAAAATACCACTCGGTATTTTTAAATCTGTTTCAGATAAAGAAGCACTGAGAAAATTAGTTGAAGAAGCGATCAGGGCTAAAATATTAGAAGTTATTGGAATAAAAGAAGAAGAGAAATAA